One window from the genome of Corynebacterium sp. SCR221107 encodes:
- a CDS encoding amidohydrolase, with protein MSNIPFTVIENATVLTQDPQHPIASNLVMAGGKIIAVDAAVDQFPIASRIDAHKLTVVPGFNDVHAHSVWFGQTLMEVDLSSVKAASEVYDLIAKEAPNTPAGKWIVASGFVPGDLGADELELEGLDRAAQGHPLLIKHNSGHAYTVNSQALVEAGLDPLAPPVMEGGEFVVDEQGRFTGLVHENAMRYIQKVTLPLSQERIGQALDLATKRYVSEGITSITDAGIMGGWISHSPIELGAYQKANLHTRMQVMVTLDALHEIAGHADDGVGVGLDGGIRTGLGDEWLQIGPTKIFTDGSLLGKTAAMRENYECCHHHGYFQGDKDELKAKALAAAASGWSLAMHAIGDAAIDFAIEVITEATKRYGSPATPHRIEHGGVTLDEQLRKLSGLNVAIASQPYFIPAFGDQMAAKLGAKRTALSYPGKRILDAGLILPGSSDRPVAEGHPLKGMQAFAQRLTATGHVYGEADRISVAEALYAYTAGSAAATGWQGRKGQIIPGQLADVAVLAANPLEVPVEEVGDIEVVSTFVGGERRFGEL; from the coding sequence ATGTCAAACATCCCCTTCACCGTCATCGAAAACGCCACGGTGTTGACGCAGGATCCGCAGCATCCAATCGCCTCGAATCTCGTCATGGCTGGAGGAAAGATCATCGCTGTGGATGCAGCAGTTGACCAATTCCCCATCGCCAGCCGCATAGATGCCCACAAGCTTACCGTGGTGCCGGGTTTTAATGATGTGCATGCGCACTCCGTCTGGTTCGGGCAAACCCTCATGGAGGTCGATCTCTCCAGCGTGAAGGCGGCGTCCGAGGTCTACGATCTCATTGCTAAGGAGGCGCCGAACACCCCTGCCGGCAAGTGGATTGTGGCTTCCGGTTTTGTGCCCGGGGATTTGGGTGCGGATGAGCTGGAGTTGGAGGGGTTGGATCGCGCGGCGCAGGGGCATCCGCTGCTGATTAAGCACAATTCCGGCCATGCCTATACCGTCAATTCGCAGGCCCTGGTGGAGGCTGGGCTGGATCCTTTGGCGCCGCCGGTGATGGAGGGCGGGGAGTTCGTCGTCGATGAGCAGGGTCGTTTTACCGGTCTCGTGCATGAAAACGCCATGCGCTATATTCAGAAGGTGACGTTGCCGCTGTCGCAGGAGCGGATTGGGCAGGCGCTGGATCTGGCCACGAAGCGCTATGTGTCCGAGGGTATTACCTCGATTACCGATGCCGGCATCATGGGCGGCTGGATCAGCCACTCCCCGATCGAGTTGGGCGCGTATCAGAAGGCGAACCTGCATACGCGCATGCAGGTGATGGTGACCTTGGATGCGCTTCATGAGATTGCCGGCCATGCCGACGATGGCGTGGGCGTTGGCCTCGATGGTGGCATTCGCACTGGTTTGGGTGATGAGTGGCTGCAGATCGGCCCAACGAAGATTTTCACCGATGGTTCCCTTTTGGGTAAGACCGCCGCGATGCGCGAGAACTACGAGTGCTGTCACCACCACGGCTACTTCCAGGGCGATAAGGATGAGTTAAAGGCAAAGGCGCTGGCAGCGGCGGCGTCCGGGTGGTCGCTGGCGATGCATGCCATCGGCGATGCCGCAATCGACTTCGCCATTGAGGTCATCACCGAGGCCACGAAGCGCTACGGTAGCCCGGCGACCCCGCACCGCATCGAGCATGGCGGGGTGACCCTTGATGAGCAGCTGCGGAAGCTGTCGGGGTTGAATGTGGCTATTGCCAGCCAGCCGTATTTCATTCCGGCGTTTGGGGATCAGATGGCGGCGAAGCTGGGGGCAAAGCGCACCGCGTTGTCCTATCCGGGCAAGCGGATCCTGGATGCGGGCCTCATCCTTCCTGGTAGTTCCGATCGCCCGGTGGCGGAGGGGCATCCACTTAAAGGCATGCAGGCGTTTGCGCAGCGCCTGACGGCAACCGGCCATGTCTACGGCGAGGCCGATCGGATTTCCGTCGCCGAGGCGCTGTATGCCTATACGGCAGGCTCGGCCGCGGCGACCGGCTGGCAGGGCCGCAAGGGGCAGATCATTCCCGGCCAGCTTGCCGACGTTGCGGTGCTCGCCGCAAATCCGCTCGAGGTCCCCGTTGAGGAGGTCGGCGATATCGAGGTGGTCTCCACCTTCGTCGGCGGCGAGCGCCGTTTCGGTGAGCTCTGA
- a CDS encoding helix-turn-helix domain-containing protein — protein MHDPEWHAAILATLDSVPELADRFLETFMKDGGYGNSDISSEELLFTAQEVFTTLLETLLGESTEADLKMHADSLGRRRAQQEAPIATLVDAIQLDFTVIWNHLRTITGEQPPEMLITHVDELHQVVTRYNYYVRDAFRREEARKLQDASLANARYLDRLFSSHTINSMGLVEVSKVLGIPIDSTYEVLVFHPSVSVEARAALRPITATGDVLGHGYRGMFAVFWDISATPPTIPEQAMHLPGIRFQDINGLKGVRNAVRSAPTLFDATEVPATIELARDLMWAVAGDALATIDNGQLERVTRAIASMKAKKDPILDTLKAYLHTGSIKETAQQSYCHRNTVINRLTQFANASGADVTLPMDAALVLLALHRKQPPPKPVER, from the coding sequence ATGCACGATCCCGAATGGCATGCGGCCATCCTCGCAACCCTCGATAGTGTTCCTGAATTGGCGGATCGATTTCTCGAGACGTTTATGAAAGACGGTGGCTACGGCAATTCCGACATCAGCTCCGAGGAACTCCTTTTCACGGCCCAGGAGGTATTTACCACCCTCTTGGAGACTCTTCTCGGCGAAAGCACCGAAGCCGATCTCAAAATGCATGCCGATTCCCTGGGCCGTCGACGTGCACAGCAAGAGGCCCCCATCGCCACCCTGGTCGACGCCATCCAGCTCGACTTCACCGTCATCTGGAATCACCTACGAACCATCACCGGCGAACAGCCACCCGAGATGCTCATCACTCATGTCGACGAGCTGCATCAGGTTGTCACCCGTTACAACTACTACGTCCGCGATGCCTTCAGAAGGGAAGAGGCGCGCAAACTCCAGGACGCGAGCCTGGCCAACGCGCGCTACCTCGACCGACTTTTCTCCTCCCACACCATCAACTCCATGGGACTCGTGGAGGTATCCAAGGTCCTGGGAATTCCCATCGATAGCACCTATGAGGTGCTCGTCTTTCATCCTTCGGTCTCCGTGGAGGCACGCGCCGCACTGCGCCCAATCACCGCAACCGGCGATGTCCTTGGACATGGCTACCGCGGAATGTTTGCCGTCTTCTGGGACATCAGCGCCACTCCTCCCACGATCCCCGAGCAAGCAATGCACCTCCCAGGCATCAGATTCCAAGACATCAATGGGCTAAAAGGAGTGCGCAACGCCGTACGATCCGCTCCCACGCTTTTCGACGCCACCGAGGTACCAGCCACCATCGAGCTGGCTCGTGACCTCATGTGGGCCGTGGCTGGCGATGCATTGGCAACCATCGACAACGGGCAGCTCGAGAGGGTAACCCGCGCGATCGCTTCTATGAAGGCAAAGAAGGACCCCATCCTGGACACCCTCAAGGCCTATCTCCATACCGGTTCCATCAAGGAGACGGCACAGCAGTCGTATTGCCATCGCAATACGGTCATCAACCGTTTGACCCAGTTTGCCAACGCTAGCGGTGCGGACGTTACCTTGCCCATGGACGCCGCACTTGTGCTCTTGGCACTACACCGCAAGCAGCCACCCCCGAAACCTGTCGAACGATAG
- a CDS encoding MFS transporter: MTTLREGPGVPGNNVVGTSNQKDQQNVEIEVDSKDVLKIASSAFVGTALEWYDFFLFGTASALVFNELFFSGVSASVATLASLATFGVGFLARPLGAILFGQIGDKLGRRPALILSIVAIGVATGLIGLLPDYNSIGIWAPVALTILRLIQGVAVGGEWGGATTMAIEHAPAEKRGRYAAFVQIGSPAGTLLSSGIFSLILMLPEETVNSWAWRIPFLLAFPFLAVALWIRMKVEESPVYKALQEEAERNEEAHKGSLKELFSKHFPQILLASAAAFLGIGGFFVMSTYVLSYATTTLSFERQEVVNATLLAAVCQVFVNLVCGRLGEKLGPGKVIGWGGIATAVAAYPLWQMIDSGNTALLTIAVCAGLGLVTVTYSVSGVLLSEIFPANVRYSGVAISANIAGAISGCLPFIATAMNATSSTPSSTPGVIILVVVALITAAGGFLGERHRMVDDVVIKN; this comes from the coding sequence ATGACGACACTAAGGGAAGGACCTGGTGTACCGGGTAACAACGTTGTCGGGACTTCCAATCAGAAGGACCAACAAAACGTAGAAATTGAGGTGGACTCCAAAGACGTCCTCAAGATTGCAAGCTCCGCCTTCGTCGGAACTGCACTCGAGTGGTACGACTTCTTCCTCTTCGGCACAGCCTCGGCGCTGGTGTTCAACGAGTTATTCTTCTCGGGAGTCTCAGCCAGCGTGGCAACGCTTGCTTCACTGGCAACGTTCGGCGTGGGATTCCTCGCGCGGCCGCTCGGCGCGATCCTCTTCGGCCAGATCGGCGATAAACTTGGGCGTCGCCCAGCGCTGATCCTCTCCATTGTTGCGATCGGTGTCGCAACCGGATTGATTGGCTTGCTACCCGATTACAACTCGATTGGCATTTGGGCACCAGTCGCATTAACCATTCTTCGCCTCATTCAAGGCGTTGCCGTCGGTGGCGAATGGGGCGGTGCCACGACGATGGCAATCGAACATGCACCGGCCGAAAAACGCGGCCGCTACGCAGCCTTCGTCCAGATCGGTTCACCCGCCGGCACGTTGTTGTCCTCCGGCATTTTCTCCCTCATCCTCATGCTGCCCGAGGAGACCGTCAACTCTTGGGCATGGCGCATCCCGTTCCTTCTTGCCTTCCCATTCCTTGCGGTGGCCCTGTGGATCCGCATGAAGGTCGAGGAGTCCCCGGTCTACAAGGCACTGCAGGAGGAAGCCGAGCGCAACGAGGAGGCTCACAAGGGCTCGCTGAAGGAACTATTCTCCAAGCACTTCCCACAGATTCTGCTGGCCAGCGCTGCCGCCTTCCTAGGCATCGGTGGATTCTTCGTCATGAGCACCTACGTCTTAAGTTATGCCACCACGACCTTAAGCTTCGAGCGCCAAGAGGTAGTCAACGCCACTCTCCTTGCAGCAGTCTGTCAGGTCTTCGTCAACCTCGTCTGCGGCCGTCTCGGGGAGAAGCTAGGCCCTGGCAAGGTGATCGGCTGGGGTGGTATTGCAACTGCAGTCGCAGCCTACCCACTGTGGCAAATGATTGACTCCGGCAACACCGCGCTGCTGACTATCGCCGTGTGTGCTGGACTAGGACTGGTTACCGTTACTTATTCGGTCTCCGGCGTGCTGCTTTCCGAGATCTTCCCAGCCAACGTTCGCTACTCTGGCGTCGCCATTAGCGCCAACATCGCTGGTGCCATCTCTGGTTGCCTGCCGTTTATCGCCACTGCCATGAACGCAACGAGCAGCACGCCCAGTTCCACCCCGGGTGTCATCATCCTCGTCGTCGTCGCTCTCATCACCGCAGCCGGTGGCTTCCTCGGCGAGCGTCACCGCATGGTTGATGACGTGGTCATCAAGAACTAG
- a CDS encoding thiamine pyrophosphate-dependent enzyme, whose translation MSVHVGSAIAQSLSAHGVPRVFLVPGESFLPVLDGLHDLDISTVVCRHEGGAAYMADAHGKFTGMPGVAMVTRGPGAANAFVGIHTAWQDATPLVLFIGLIPLSDRDRESFQEFDPKAWFGTQAKKVFVLDDPARASQVVAEAFFIARSGRPGPVIVGLPEDILYEEFAGVISQPLPTTCGAVSAAQLESVTSALSQAEKPLFFVGGSGWSAAASAQLSDLAHRYAIPVVHDWRAADRMSFDSPANAGWLGYGRDDAVVELVESADLIVQIGAHLSDVPTDGFRLRQGTSKRHIVVSLDTQLTGNATTFDMQILASPAEFITELSTVTMSAPSEHKIQRFRRAHDAFVQFASVGSDVDEQDEFADPLLRAVFGSLQDLLPQDAVFSFGAGNHCIWAQRFLPTRCFPSQLSVRNGSMGYSVPAAVAASLESPGRTVVAIAGDGEFLMNGQELATAVQCGASFVTIVLANGEFGTIRDHQENHFPNRVSGTQLRNPRFATLADGFGCLGVQIAATASAQSIRETVEDALVQSRAKNVPVVIEVPMARKFD comes from the coding sequence ATGTCCGTCCACGTAGGATCCGCAATTGCCCAATCCTTGAGCGCCCACGGTGTGCCCCGCGTCTTTCTTGTCCCTGGGGAAAGCTTCCTGCCCGTCTTAGATGGCTTGCACGACCTCGATATCTCCACCGTGGTGTGCCGTCACGAAGGCGGGGCAGCCTACATGGCAGATGCGCACGGCAAGTTCACGGGAATGCCAGGGGTTGCGATGGTAACGCGTGGACCCGGCGCGGCTAATGCCTTCGTTGGAATCCATACCGCCTGGCAGGATGCCACACCGCTGGTCCTTTTCATCGGCCTCATTCCGCTCAGCGACCGCGATCGGGAATCCTTCCAGGAGTTTGATCCCAAGGCGTGGTTTGGCACCCAGGCAAAGAAGGTCTTTGTCCTCGACGATCCTGCCCGCGCCAGCCAGGTGGTGGCCGAGGCCTTCTTTATTGCGCGCTCCGGGCGCCCCGGCCCGGTTATCGTCGGATTGCCCGAGGACATTCTCTATGAGGAATTCGCTGGGGTGATAAGCCAGCCGCTTCCGACAACGTGTGGTGCTGTGTCCGCAGCCCAGCTAGAGTCGGTGACAAGCGCGCTGTCACAGGCGGAAAAGCCACTCTTTTTCGTCGGCGGCTCAGGCTGGTCGGCAGCGGCCTCGGCGCAGCTGAGCGACCTCGCGCACAGATATGCCATCCCGGTTGTCCACGACTGGCGTGCCGCCGATCGCATGAGCTTCGATTCCCCCGCGAATGCTGGTTGGCTTGGGTATGGCAGGGACGATGCGGTAGTGGAGCTTGTGGAATCAGCCGACCTCATCGTCCAGATTGGTGCGCACTTAAGCGACGTGCCCACCGACGGTTTCCGCCTGCGCCAAGGCACAAGCAAGCGGCATATCGTCGTAAGCCTTGATACCCAGTTGACCGGCAATGCCACCACCTTTGACATGCAGATCCTTGCCAGTCCCGCGGAGTTTATCACCGAGCTGAGCACGGTCACGATGTCTGCCCCGAGCGAGCACAAGATTCAACGTTTCCGGCGGGCGCACGATGCGTTCGTACAGTTTGCCAGCGTCGGCTCCGACGTCGATGAGCAGGATGAGTTCGCCGACCCGCTGTTGCGCGCGGTTTTTGGCTCCCTTCAGGATCTCTTGCCACAGGATGCCGTCTTTAGCTTCGGCGCGGGCAACCACTGCATTTGGGCGCAGCGTTTCCTTCCTACGCGGTGTTTCCCCTCGCAACTGAGCGTGCGCAATGGCTCGATGGGTTATAGCGTTCCCGCCGCGGTGGCCGCATCGCTGGAATCCCCTGGGCGCACCGTAGTAGCGATCGCCGGCGACGGAGAGTTCCTCATGAATGGCCAGGAGCTGGCAACAGCGGTGCAATGTGGGGCTTCTTTTGTCACGATCGTCCTTGCCAATGGCGAATTCGGGACGATCAGGGATCACCAAGAAAACCATTTCCCGAACCGGGTATCCGGCACCCAGTTGCGCAATCCACGCTTCGCCACGCTTGCCGACGGCTTCGGTTGCCTTGGCGTACAGATTGCAGCTACCGCAAGCGCCCAATCCATCCGCGAGACGGTAGAAGATGCATTGGTACAGTCGCGTGCAAAGAACGTACCTGTTGTCATCGAGGTGCCGATGGCGCGCAAGTTCGATTAA
- a CDS encoding aldehyde dehydrogenase family protein: protein MSEIMYAVTNPSTGEVEETFEVATDAQVEESIAAADKAFVTWCISPFEQRAQLLEAVAAEHEARAEELSLTIVREMGKPVGQAKAEVALVADIYRYYAKVGPDLLKTQELETSLPGTAYQVNEGLGPLFGIMPWNFPLYQVARFVAPNIMNGNSILLKHAPQCPKTAAILQEIFDAAGAPAGLYTNVYVTNEQAATIIADDRILGVSFTGSDAAGRIVAQEAAESLTKVVLELGGNDAFLLVDTTDMDTVISEAVLSRTVNNGQACNASKRFVVLEEYYDEFLDKFIAAFEELKVGDPLDPSVNIGPLSSLAAANRLEQQVEAAVAEGAVVATGGVREDKHSAFFKPTILTGIEESMEVFDQELFGPVAMVIKAKDIDEAIAIANNSSFGLGAAVFSEDEAVALEVASKIRSGMVFINEAEGTAPELPFGGIKRSGFGRELGVLGMGEFVNRRMIRVNK, encoded by the coding sequence ATGTCAGAGATTATGTATGCCGTAACCAATCCCTCTACGGGCGAGGTGGAGGAGACCTTCGAGGTTGCAACGGATGCCCAGGTAGAAGAAAGCATCGCCGCAGCCGACAAGGCCTTCGTCACCTGGTGCATTAGCCCTTTCGAACAGCGCGCACAGCTGCTCGAGGCGGTGGCAGCGGAGCACGAGGCCCGCGCCGAGGAACTCTCCTTGACCATCGTGCGCGAGATGGGCAAGCCCGTCGGCCAGGCCAAGGCCGAGGTGGCGCTGGTTGCCGACATCTACCGTTACTACGCGAAGGTCGGCCCGGACCTGCTGAAAACCCAAGAGCTCGAGACCTCCCTGCCCGGCACCGCCTACCAGGTCAACGAGGGGCTAGGACCCCTGTTTGGCATCATGCCCTGGAACTTCCCGCTCTATCAGGTCGCGCGCTTTGTTGCGCCGAACATTATGAACGGCAACTCCATCCTCCTCAAACACGCACCCCAATGCCCGAAGACTGCCGCGATCCTGCAGGAGATCTTTGACGCCGCCGGTGCGCCCGCGGGCCTGTACACCAACGTCTATGTGACCAATGAGCAGGCGGCCACCATCATCGCCGACGACCGCATCCTCGGCGTGTCCTTCACCGGCTCCGACGCCGCGGGCCGCATCGTCGCCCAGGAGGCTGCCGAGTCCCTGACCAAGGTGGTTCTCGAACTCGGTGGCAATGACGCCTTCCTGTTGGTAGATACCACCGACATGGACACGGTCATCAGCGAGGCCGTGCTGAGCCGAACCGTGAACAACGGCCAGGCCTGCAACGCCAGCAAGCGCTTCGTCGTGCTCGAGGAGTACTACGACGAGTTCCTTGACAAGTTCATTGCCGCCTTCGAGGAGTTGAAGGTCGGCGATCCGCTTGATCCTTCCGTCAACATTGGGCCTTTGTCCTCCCTGGCTGCCGCCAACCGCCTCGAGCAGCAGGTCGAGGCCGCCGTCGCCGAGGGGGCGGTGGTAGCAACCGGCGGCGTGCGCGAGGACAAGCACTCCGCCTTCTTTAAGCCCACGATCCTCACCGGCATCGAGGAATCCATGGAGGTCTTCGACCAGGAGCTATTCGGCCCCGTCGCCATGGTTATCAAGGCAAAGGACATCGACGAGGCCATCGCTATCGCCAATAACTCCTCCTTCGGGCTCGGCGCGGCCGTGTTCTCCGAGGATGAGGCCGTGGCACTGGAGGTTGCGTCGAAGATCCGCAGCGGCATGGTCTTTATCAACGAGGCTGAGGGAACCGCACCCGAGCTGCCCTTCGGCGGCATCAAGCGCTCCGGTTTTGGCCGCGAGCTCGGCGTGCTCGGAATGGGCGAGTTCGTCAACCGACGCATGATTCGAGTCAATAAGTAA
- a CDS encoding PucR family transcriptional regulator — MEPALENQELPLRWLLSQRTLGLVSIIQQPVSFKVVQATELRDPTPFLSEQALILCVGLAFEEQPEAFRPYVEALQAAGVVAIGFGTGLIFGEVPRVLVEACQEFGLGLFEVPHATAFISITQAVNREFAQRESMLQQLVTTRQRNATQVAIAGGVDALVELAARDLHAAVAIVDNDDRVIARTDYEGLDATHAPAGSQHHIHHRMLSFGERFHSLVTLSDHSLSAHDRQYIKHVAGLADLLLQRPLSLRRARASLNSLAMSVLLGLDAQPQHLIRAFSRIADSKGYVRPVVIHTNVDRHMSRLLSVIDSALSKADRELCALVLDPKTTLLFFRGTRSPEGVLKLLGPQRSFARVAIGTPQAWDSVDTRRVHSLVTTAKSLPLGQFLTPEDSPLQWINNPEVRTALDHRAQETFSRLGEEDKRSNHGLEQTLITFLHAGGNAKATADILGIHRHTVRTRIARIEDICEVDLSDPVTRAELLIVAVSRDAN; from the coding sequence ATGGAACCCGCTTTGGAGAATCAGGAACTACCACTACGCTGGCTACTTTCCCAGCGAACACTCGGCCTAGTTTCTATCATCCAACAGCCAGTCTCCTTCAAGGTTGTCCAGGCCACCGAGTTGCGGGATCCCACCCCCTTCCTCTCCGAGCAGGCGCTCATCTTGTGCGTCGGGCTGGCGTTTGAGGAACAACCCGAGGCGTTTCGCCCCTATGTTGAGGCACTGCAGGCGGCGGGGGTGGTGGCTATTGGCTTTGGCACCGGGCTCATCTTCGGCGAGGTGCCCCGCGTGCTCGTCGAGGCCTGCCAGGAGTTCGGGCTGGGGCTTTTCGAAGTCCCCCACGCCACCGCCTTCATCTCCATCACGCAGGCGGTCAACCGCGAGTTCGCCCAACGGGAAAGCATGCTGCAGCAACTCGTGACCACCCGGCAGCGTAACGCCACCCAGGTCGCCATTGCCGGTGGCGTGGACGCGCTGGTGGAGCTGGCAGCCAGGGACCTCCACGCCGCGGTGGCCATCGTGGACAACGATGACCGCGTCATCGCGCGCACCGACTACGAGGGGCTTGATGCCACCCACGCCCCCGCTGGCAGCCAGCACCACATCCACCACCGCATGCTCAGCTTCGGCGAGCGCTTCCACTCGCTGGTCACCCTGTCCGATCATTCGCTTTCCGCCCATGACCGCCAGTACATCAAGCACGTCGCGGGCCTGGCCGATCTCTTGCTCCAGCGGCCGCTGAGCCTGCGCCGGGCCAGGGCCTCGCTCAACTCGCTGGCCATGTCCGTCCTGCTTGGTTTGGACGCGCAGCCGCAGCACCTCATCCGCGCCTTTTCCCGCATCGCAGATAGCAAGGGCTATGTGCGCCCGGTCGTCATCCACACCAACGTCGATCGGCACATGAGCAGGCTGTTGTCCGTTATTGACTCCGCCCTCTCGAAGGCCGACCGCGAGCTGTGCGCCCTGGTTCTCGACCCGAAGACGACGTTGCTGTTTTTCCGCGGCACGCGCTCGCCCGAGGGGGTGCTCAAGCTGCTGGGCCCGCAGCGCTCGTTTGCCCGGGTGGCCATCGGCACCCCGCAGGCATGGGATTCCGTGGACACCCGGCGGGTGCATTCGCTGGTGACCACGGCGAAGTCGCTGCCCTTGGGGCAGTTTCTCACCCCGGAGGACTCTCCCCTGCAGTGGATCAACAACCCGGAGGTGCGCACCGCGCTCGATCACCGCGCGCAGGAGACCTTCTCCCGGCTCGGCGAGGAGGACAAACGCAGCAACCACGGCCTTGAGCAAACGCTCATCACCTTCCTTCATGCCGGCGGCAACGCGAAGGCCACCGCGGACATCCTGGGAATCCACCGGCACACCGTGCGCACCCGCATCGCGCGCATCGAGGACATCTGCGAGGTCGACCTTTCCGATCCCGTCACCCGCGCGGAGCTGCTCATCGTGGCCGTATCGCGGGATGCGAACTAG
- the gabT gene encoding 4-aminobutyrate--2-oxoglutarate transaminase → MEDLTYRLPQTRTVAAESDGTNHALDARRVAAVPRAVTPGLPGYVVDADGGVLVDAEGNSYIDFASGIAVTSVGASNPAVVAAVQDAVSHFTHTCFMVSPYESYVAAAEKLNEVTPGDHAKKTVLLNSGAEAVENAVKIARAYTKKGAVVVFDNSYHGRTNLTMAMTAKYTPYKTGFGPFASDVYRAPMSYPLRDGLSGPEAAARAIHMIEKEVGAENLACVVIEPIQGEGGFIVPAAGFLPAIAAWCKENNVVFVADEIQAGFARSGKWFAVDYEGVVPDLITTAKGIAGGIPLSAVTGRAEIMDAPVVGGLGGTYGGNPVACAAAMAAIGQMEELDLPGRALEIEAIIREELEPLLELPQVAEVRGHGAMMALEFVDEDGRPNAALTAAAAAACKEQGVLILTCGMDYNVIRLLPPLVIAEATLREGLRVLADAIRANA, encoded by the coding sequence ATGGAAGACCTCACCTACCGCCTGCCCCAAACCCGCACCGTCGCCGCAGAATCTGACGGCACCAATCACGCCCTCGACGCCCGCCGTGTGGCCGCCGTGCCGCGCGCGGTGACCCCAGGCCTGCCGGGTTACGTCGTCGACGCCGACGGGGGCGTGCTCGTGGACGCGGAGGGCAACTCCTACATCGACTTCGCCTCCGGCATCGCCGTGACCTCGGTCGGCGCCTCCAACCCGGCCGTCGTGGCAGCGGTGCAGGACGCGGTCTCGCACTTCACCCACACCTGCTTCATGGTCTCGCCCTATGAGTCCTACGTCGCCGCTGCCGAAAAGCTCAACGAGGTCACCCCGGGCGATCACGCAAAGAAGACCGTGCTGCTCAACTCCGGCGCCGAGGCCGTGGAAAACGCGGTGAAGATCGCCCGCGCCTACACCAAGAAGGGCGCGGTCGTCGTCTTCGACAACTCCTACCACGGCCGCACCAACCTGACTATGGCCATGACCGCGAAGTACACCCCGTACAAGACCGGCTTCGGCCCCTTTGCTTCCGACGTCTACCGCGCGCCGATGTCCTACCCGCTGCGCGACGGCCTGTCGGGCCCCGAGGCGGCGGCCCGCGCCATCCACATGATCGAAAAGGAAGTCGGCGCGGAAAACCTTGCCTGCGTGGTCATCGAGCCGATCCAGGGCGAGGGCGGCTTCATCGTCCCGGCCGCAGGCTTCCTGCCCGCGATCGCCGCATGGTGCAAGGAGAACAATGTCGTGTTCGTCGCCGACGAGATCCAGGCCGGCTTCGCCCGCTCCGGCAAGTGGTTCGCCGTGGACTATGAGGGCGTCGTCCCGGACCTGATCACCACCGCCAAGGGCATCGCCGGCGGCATCCCACTGTCGGCCGTCACCGGCCGCGCCGAGATCATGGACGCCCCGGTCGTCGGTGGCCTGGGCGGCACCTACGGCGGCAACCCGGTCGCCTGCGCCGCAGCCATGGCCGCCATCGGCCAGATGGAGGAGCTCGACCTGCCCGGCCGCGCGCTCGAGATCGAGGCGATTATCCGCGAAGAACTCGAGCCGCTACTCGAGCTGCCGCAGGTCGCCGAGGTGCGCGGCCACGGCGCCATGATGGCACTCGAGTTCGTCGACGAGGACGGCCGCCCCAACGCCGCGCTCACCGCCGCCGCTGCCGCTGCGTGCAAGGAACAAGGCGTGCTCATCCTCACCTGCGGCATGGACTACAACGTCATCCGCCTGCTGCCGCCGCTGGTCATCGCCGAGGCCACCTTGCGCGAAGGCCTGCGCGTGCTTGCCGACGCCATCCGCGCCAACGCCTAA